A genomic window from Leptolyngbya sp. BL0902 includes:
- the apcA gene encoding allophycocyanin subunit alpha gives MSIVTKSIVNADAEARYLSPGELDRIKGFVTSGERRLRIAQVLTESRERIVKEAGNQLFQKRPDVVSPGGNAYGEEMTATCLRDMDYYLRLITYGVVAGDVTPIEEIGLVGVREMYNSLGTPIPAVAEAVRSMKAVATGLLSSDDAAEAASYFDYVVGAMQ, from the coding sequence ATGAGTATTGTCACGAAGTCAATCGTGAATGCTGACGCTGAGGCCCGTTACCTCAGCCCCGGCGAACTGGATCGGATCAAGGGTTTTGTGACCTCTGGCGAGCGTCGTCTGCGGATTGCCCAAGTGCTGACCGAATCCCGCGAGCGCATTGTGAAAGAAGCTGGCAACCAGCTCTTCCAAAAGCGTCCTGACGTGGTTTCCCCCGGTGGCAACGCCTACGGCGAAGAAATGACCGCCACCTGCCTGCGCGACATGGACTACTACCTGCGTCTAATCACCTACGGCGTGGTCGCTGGTGATGTGACCCCCATCGAAGAAATCGGTCTGGTGGGCGTGCGCGAAATGTACAACTCCCTGGGCACCCCCATCCCCGCTGTGGCTGAAGCCGTGCGCTCCATGAAGGCTGTGGCAACTGGTCTGCTGTCCAGCGACGATGCTGCTGAAGCCGCCTCCTACTTCGACTATGTTGTCGGCGCAATGCAGTAG
- a CDS encoding F0F1 ATP synthase subunit B, producing the protein MTIGWFLATEGGVGLNFDILETNLINLAIIIGVLVYFGSKFLGKTLSTRRAAIEEAITEAEKRKQEAATALAEQQQKLAQAKEEAQKILADAEQTAARTKEAILAQAKVDVERMRASAAQDLSSQETKVMRELQQRIAALALEKTERELPHRLNDDVQRRLVDASIAMLGGGQ; encoded by the coding sequence ATGACTATTGGTTGGTTTCTAGCAACAGAGGGAGGAGTTGGTCTTAATTTCGACATTCTTGAGACCAACCTAATAAATTTAGCCATCATCATTGGCGTTCTCGTCTACTTCGGCAGCAAGTTTTTAGGTAAAACCCTATCTACTCGCCGAGCCGCCATTGAAGAGGCGATTACCGAAGCCGAGAAGCGCAAGCAAGAGGCCGCTACCGCCCTAGCTGAGCAGCAACAAAAGCTGGCTCAGGCCAAGGAGGAAGCCCAGAAAATTTTAGCCGACGCTGAGCAGACTGCCGCCCGTACCAAGGAGGCTATCCTGGCCCAGGCTAAGGTAGATGTGGAGCGGATGCGGGCGAGCGCAGCTCAGGATCTAAGCTCTCAAGAGACGAAGGTCATGCGGGAGTTGCAGCAGCGAATCGCGGCTCTAGCCCTAGAGAAGACCGAGCGCGAGCTACCCCATCGTCTCAATGATGACGTTCAGCGACGCCTGGTGGATGCCAGCATTGCCATGCTAGGAGGAGGTCAGTAA
- a CDS encoding phycobilisome rod-core linker polypeptide: protein MSVKASGGSAVARPQLYQTLPVATIAQAEQQDRYMAKGELEDLSGFFNSGLKRVLIAETLTRYSELIVSQAANRIFTGGSPLAYLERPDADQPMEKTRAGTVLDAQEAAKLGTATFIESSGGGGFFSGLFSTTPSGPIPPGFRPINVSRYGPSNMQKSLRDLSWFLRYVTYAIVAGDPNIISVNVRGLREIIENACSTAATIVAIQTMKAASVRYVSGDSEAKDIVSQYFDVLLTEFKAPTPSDKLRQRPSGDQQGLQLPQIYFNAAERRPKYAMKPGLSATEKNDVVKAAYRQVFERDITRAYSLSISDLESKVKNGEISMKEFVRRLAKSPLYRKNFYEPYINSRALELAFRHILGRAPSSREEVQKYFSIVSSGGLPALVDALVDSKEYSDYFGEETVPYLRGLGQEAQECRNWGPQFELFNFSAPFRKKPQFITLFAAYEQPLPDQHPYGSGNDPLEIQFGAIFPKETRDVSATPAFFNKDTRRILIHRGAGINNQLSNPAARGLNPGSLGAKVFKLDQIPKTGNTQASVRYSESSTQAVISAAYRQVFGREVYSGQRSNVAEIKLENGEITLKEFIRTIAKSEAFRKTYWSSLYIMKAVEYIHRRLLGRPTYGRKETNAYFDICAKKGFYALVDSIIDSQEYAEAFGEDTVPYERYLTPKGLALRSMRVGSLAEKGMMPIPDTTVPRFVELGSVGEDRSIPDVQRRISQGVNRQRQQTKAFKLTSLADKPNLKQVTAAAYRQIFERDIAPYIVKSEFTALESKLGNGEITLKEFIEGLGCSSLYIKEFYAPYPNTQVIEFGTKHFLGRAPMDQAEIRKYNQILASEGIRGFIKAMLNTPEYAENFGEDTVPYRRYPTLPAANFPNTERLYNRLTKQNRDLVVPSFVPAKSTIPVTDMPLMADAVAAQASQEAALAASVGRATQSASLDLTTAQPATRLYRWSADMDAAQSEEVITAIYRQVMMAYDGEIPTAWRLPQAEQALRNGSLTVRGFVAELLASEAYQQRFVDTYPQSKLVEIMARQILGRNLAQGEETQQYQAMADAQGRLAVAQAMLSSAEYQRYFGEQGVPYRR, encoded by the coding sequence ATGAGTGTTAAAGCAAGTGGTGGAAGTGCCGTGGCGCGGCCCCAGCTCTACCAAACCCTTCCGGTCGCAACGATTGCCCAAGCTGAGCAACAAGACCGCTACATGGCCAAGGGTGAGCTGGAGGATTTGTCCGGCTTTTTTAATTCCGGCCTGAAACGAGTGCTGATTGCTGAGACGCTGACTCGCTATTCCGAGTTGATCGTGTCCCAGGCGGCCAATCGCATCTTTACCGGGGGGTCACCGTTGGCCTACCTGGAACGGCCCGACGCCGATCAGCCCATGGAAAAAACGCGGGCGGGCACCGTGCTCGATGCCCAGGAAGCCGCCAAGCTTGGCACCGCAACTTTTATTGAAAGCAGCGGTGGCGGCGGTTTCTTCAGCGGTCTCTTCAGTACGACGCCCTCTGGCCCTATTCCCCCTGGGTTCCGGCCTATCAACGTGTCTCGCTATGGCCCCAGCAACATGCAGAAATCCCTGCGTGACCTGAGCTGGTTCCTGCGCTATGTCACCTACGCCATCGTGGCGGGGGATCCCAACATCATTTCGGTAAACGTGCGCGGCCTGCGGGAAATCATTGAGAATGCCTGCTCCACGGCGGCGACCATCGTGGCCATTCAGACCATGAAAGCGGCCTCGGTCCGCTACGTCAGCGGCGATTCTGAGGCTAAGGACATTGTGTCCCAGTACTTCGATGTGCTGCTCACCGAGTTCAAGGCTCCCACCCCTTCAGATAAGCTGCGCCAGCGTCCCTCCGGCGATCAACAAGGGCTCCAACTACCCCAGATCTATTTCAATGCGGCGGAGCGGCGGCCCAAGTACGCCATGAAGCCCGGTCTCTCCGCCACCGAAAAGAATGACGTGGTGAAAGCGGCCTATCGTCAGGTGTTTGAGCGCGACATTACCCGCGCCTACTCCCTGTCGATCTCCGACCTGGAATCCAAGGTGAAGAACGGCGAAATCTCCATGAAGGAGTTCGTTCGTCGTTTGGCCAAGTCGCCTTTGTACCGCAAGAACTTCTACGAGCCCTACATCAACAGCCGCGCCCTGGAATTGGCCTTCCGCCATATCCTCGGTCGTGCGCCTAGCTCTCGCGAAGAAGTTCAAAAGTACTTCTCCATCGTCTCCAGCGGTGGTCTGCCCGCCCTGGTGGATGCCCTGGTAGATTCCAAGGAATACAGCGACTACTTCGGGGAAGAGACCGTCCCCTACCTGCGCGGTTTGGGCCAAGAAGCCCAGGAATGCCGCAACTGGGGGCCGCAGTTCGAGCTGTTTAACTTCAGTGCGCCCTTCCGCAAGAAGCCCCAGTTCATTACCCTGTTCGCTGCCTACGAGCAGCCCCTACCCGACCAGCACCCCTACGGTTCTGGCAACGACCCGCTGGAAATTCAGTTCGGGGCGATTTTCCCGAAGGAAACCCGCGATGTCAGCGCCACTCCGGCCTTCTTCAACAAAGACACCCGCCGGATTCTGATCCACCGTGGGGCTGGTATCAACAACCAGTTGAGCAACCCCGCTGCCCGTGGTCTCAACCCTGGTTCTCTGGGGGCCAAGGTGTTCAAGCTGGATCAAATTCCCAAAACTGGGAATACCCAGGCCAGCGTGCGCTATTCGGAAAGCTCCACCCAGGCGGTGATCAGCGCCGCCTATCGCCAGGTGTTTGGTCGCGAGGTGTACTCTGGCCAGCGCTCCAACGTGGCGGAAATCAAGCTGGAGAACGGCGAAATTACCCTGAAGGAATTCATTCGGACGATTGCCAAGTCCGAAGCCTTCCGTAAGACCTACTGGTCGTCCCTGTACATCATGAAGGCCGTGGAGTACATCCACCGTCGTCTGCTGGGTCGCCCCACCTATGGGCGGAAGGAAACCAACGCCTACTTCGATATTTGCGCCAAGAAGGGCTTCTACGCCCTGGTGGACAGCATCATCGACAGCCAGGAATACGCGGAAGCCTTTGGCGAAGATACCGTTCCCTACGAGCGTTACCTGACGCCCAAGGGCTTGGCCCTCCGCAGTATGCGGGTGGGTTCCTTGGCCGAGAAGGGGATGATGCCGATTCCCGACACCACTGTGCCGCGCTTTGTGGAACTGGGTTCCGTGGGCGAAGACCGCTCCATCCCCGATGTGCAGCGTCGCATCAGCCAAGGGGTGAACCGTCAGCGCCAGCAGACCAAGGCGTTCAAACTCACCTCCCTGGCCGACAAGCCCAACCTGAAGCAAGTGACTGCCGCCGCCTATCGCCAAATCTTCGAGCGGGACATCGCCCCTTACATTGTGAAGAGCGAGTTCACCGCCCTGGAAAGCAAACTGGGCAACGGCGAAATCACCCTGAAGGAGTTCATCGAAGGGCTGGGTTGTTCGAGCCTCTACATCAAAGAGTTCTACGCCCCCTACCCCAATACCCAAGTGATTGAGTTTGGCACCAAGCACTTCCTGGGTCGGGCTCCGATGGATCAGGCGGAAATCCGCAAGTACAACCAAATCTTGGCCAGCGAAGGGATCCGTGGCTTCATCAAGGCCATGCTGAACACCCCTGAGTACGCCGAGAACTTCGGGGAAGATACGGTGCCCTACCGCCGCTATCCCACCCTGCCTGCGGCCAACTTCCCCAACACCGAGCGGCTCTACAACCGTCTCACCAAGCAAAATCGGGATCTGGTGGTGCCCAGCTTTGTACCCGCCAAATCTACGATTCCGGTGACGGATATGCCCCTGATGGCGGATGCCGTGGCGGCTCAAGCCAGCCAAGAAGCGGCCCTTGCGGCTTCCGTTGGACGCGCTACCCAGTCGGCAAGTCTGGATTTGACCACGGCCCAGCCCGCCACCCGGCTTTATCGCTGGTCGGCGGATATGGATGCCGCTCAGTCTGAAGAGGTAATCACGGCGATTTATCGCCAGGTGATGATGGCCTACGACGGGGAAATCCCGACGGCTTGGCGCTTGCCCCAGGCGGAACAGGCTCTCCGTAACGGCAGCCTGACCGTCCGTGGCTTTGTGGCCGAATTGCTGGCCTCCGAGGCTTACCAACAGCGCTTTGTGGATACCTATCCCCAGAGCAAGCTGGTGGAAATCATGGCGCGGCAAATCCTCGGTCGTAACCTGGCCCAGGGCGAGGAAACCCAGCAGTACCAGGCCATGGCTGACGCCCAAGGGCGGCTGGCCGTTGCCCAGGCGATGCTGTCCTCAGCGGAATACCAGCGCTACTTTGGCGAACAGGGCGTGCCCTACCGTCGCTAG
- the trpS gene encoding tryptophan--tRNA ligase: MALSLSSSLSVFIAMAKQRILSGIQPTGNLHLGNYLGAIRNWVDLQDEYDAFLFMADLHAITVPHDPAQLAENTYKVAATYIACGIDPEKSTIFVQSHLSAHAELAWLFNCITPLNWLERMIQFKEKAIKQGENVSIGLLDYPVLQAADILLYEPDLVPVGEDQKQHLELTRDIANRLNFQYGSEENPVLKVPEPLIREAGARVMSLTDGTKKMSKSDPSEQSRIDLTDTPDVMTKKIKRAKTDPERGLWFDDPNRPECHNLLSLYMILSGQTKDAVAAECREMGWGQFKPLLAETAVAALAPIQEKFNELMADRGYLESILKAGEEKAAAVANPTLARVKQALGFSIAP; encoded by the coding sequence ATGGCTCTATCCCTGTCGTCTTCACTCTCCGTCTTTATCGCTATGGCCAAACAGCGCATCCTTTCGGGCATTCAACCCACGGGTAATTTGCACCTGGGTAATTATCTTGGTGCCATTCGCAACTGGGTTGACCTCCAGGATGAGTACGATGCGTTCCTGTTCATGGCCGATCTCCATGCGATTACGGTGCCCCACGATCCGGCGCAACTGGCCGAAAACACCTACAAAGTGGCCGCCACCTACATCGCCTGCGGCATCGATCCTGAAAAATCCACCATTTTTGTGCAGTCGCACCTGTCGGCCCATGCGGAACTGGCCTGGTTGTTCAACTGCATTACGCCCCTGAACTGGCTGGAACGGATGATTCAGTTCAAAGAAAAGGCCATCAAACAGGGGGAAAACGTCAGCATTGGTTTGCTCGATTATCCCGTGCTGCAAGCGGCGGATATTTTGCTGTATGAGCCGGATTTGGTGCCCGTTGGCGAAGACCAAAAGCAACACCTGGAGCTCACCCGCGACATTGCCAACCGCCTCAATTTTCAGTACGGCAGCGAAGAAAATCCAGTGCTGAAGGTGCCCGAACCGCTAATTCGGGAAGCGGGCGCACGGGTGATGAGCCTCACCGACGGCACCAAGAAAATGTCGAAATCCGATCCCTCGGAGCAGAGCCGGATTGATTTGACTGATACCCCGGATGTGATGACCAAAAAAATTAAGCGGGCCAAAACCGATCCAGAACGCGGGCTTTGGTTTGATGATCCCAACCGCCCAGAGTGCCATAACCTGCTGAGCCTGTACATGATTTTGTCGGGCCAAACGAAGGATGCCGTCGCCGCCGAATGTCGAGAGATGGGCTGGGGACAGTTCAAGCCCTTGCTAGCCGAGACTGCCGTAGCGGCCTTGGCTCCCATTCAGGAAAAATTCAACGAACTGATGGCGGATCGGGGCTACCTAGAATCCATCCTCAAGGCCGGAGAAGAGAAGGCGGCGGCAGTCGCTAACCCCACCCTGGCCAGGGTCAAGCAAGCGCTAGGATTTTCCATCGCCCCCTAG
- a CDS encoding class I SAM-dependent methyltransferase, with amino-acid sequence MNSPESSPVQSVSDAVARLYNTYPFPPEPILDEPPPGYNWRWYWPTVHSFCTGAAPGQSKVRILDAGCGTGVSTEYLGHLNPQADVLGIDLSEGALATAKERCRRSGATNVQFRHLSIYDADQLDGQFDWINCVGVLHHMPDPIRGIQSLAAKLAPGGFLHVFVYAAIGRWEISLMQRAIALVQGEQRGDYRDGVSVGRQLFASLPEGNRFKQREKDRWSLENQRDECFADMYVHPQEVDYTLDTLFDLINASGLEFLGFSNPHIWQLDRLLGSNPELLHRAKQMSQRDQYRLVELLDPEITHFEWFLAKPPLAKQDWHQDSDLLAAYILRNPCMEGWPSQSIFDHNYQYITLSPVEFEVLSACDQSNAPTTTDALETNATLAVTDLLDQTSASLDDLREMQQKQLILLQPPQLSP; translated from the coding sequence ATGAATAGCCCTGAGTCGAGTCCCGTTCAGTCCGTCAGCGATGCCGTCGCCCGTCTTTACAATACCTACCCCTTCCCCCCAGAGCCGATCCTGGATGAACCGCCTCCAGGCTACAACTGGCGCTGGTATTGGCCCACGGTTCACAGCTTTTGCACCGGGGCTGCTCCTGGTCAGTCCAAGGTCAGAATCCTAGACGCAGGCTGCGGCACGGGGGTCAGCACGGAATACCTGGGCCACCTCAATCCCCAGGCGGATGTGTTGGGGATTGACCTCAGCGAAGGAGCCTTAGCCACCGCCAAAGAACGCTGTCGGCGATCTGGAGCCACCAACGTCCAGTTCCGCCACCTCAGTATTTATGATGCCGATCAACTCGATGGGCAATTTGACTGGATCAACTGCGTCGGCGTTCTGCACCACATGCCGGATCCCATACGCGGCATCCAATCCCTCGCCGCCAAGCTGGCTCCTGGTGGGTTCCTCCATGTCTTTGTCTATGCCGCCATTGGCCGCTGGGAAATCTCCCTCATGCAGCGGGCCATTGCCCTCGTCCAGGGGGAACAACGGGGCGATTATCGGGACGGCGTCAGCGTGGGACGGCAACTTTTCGCCAGCCTGCCCGAAGGCAATCGCTTCAAGCAGCGAGAGAAGGATCGCTGGTCGCTGGAAAATCAGCGGGACGAATGCTTTGCCGATATGTACGTCCATCCCCAGGAAGTGGACTACACCCTCGACACCCTATTTGACCTGATCAACGCCTCTGGCCTGGAGTTCCTCGGCTTTTCCAATCCCCACATTTGGCAGCTAGATCGATTGTTGGGGAGTAACCCAGAACTGCTCCATCGGGCCAAACAGATGTCGCAGCGGGATCAATATCGCTTGGTGGAACTGCTGGATCCCGAAATCACCCACTTTGAATGGTTCCTGGCCAAGCCGCCCCTAGCCAAACAGGACTGGCACCAGGACAGCGACCTGCTGGCGGCTTACATCCTCCGCAACCCCTGCATGGAGGGCTGGCCCAGCCAAAGCATTTTCGACCATAACTACCAGTACATCACCCTCTCCCCCGTGGAGTTCGAGGTGTTGTCTGCCTGCGATCAATCCAACGCCCCTACGACGACGGATGCACTGGAAACGAACGCGACGCTGGCCGTGACGGATCTTCTCGATCAAACCTCAGCCAGCCTGGACGACCTGCGGGAAATGCAGCAAAAACAGCTCATCCTGTTACAGCCGCCACAGCTTTCCCCCTAG
- a CDS encoding phycobilisome linker polypeptide: protein MRMFKITACVPSQSRIRTQRELQNTFFTKLVPYENWFREQQRIQKMGGKIVKVELATGRQGTNTGLL, encoded by the coding sequence ATGCGCATGTTTAAGATTACGGCCTGCGTGCCCAGCCAAAGCCGCATTCGCACCCAGCGAGAGCTGCAAAACACCTTTTTTACCAAGCTAGTGCCCTACGAAAACTGGTTTCGTGAGCAGCAGCGCATCCAAAAGATGGGCGGCAAAATCGTTAAGGTGGAATTGGCCACGGGTCGCCAAGGCACCAACACGGGCCTGCTGTAG
- a CDS encoding F0F1 ATP synthase subunit B', with protein MIHSVWFLAVEAAEEASGGLFDLDATLPLMAVQFVLLAVILNALFYKPLGNAIDERDGYIRSNKVDAAERLAKAEQIAKAYQQELAETRRQSQAVIAAAQEEAQKLAAQSIAEAQQEAQAQREQVQRELDEQKRQAMATLEQQVDGLSRQILDKLLSAAS; from the coding sequence ATGATTCATTCAGTGTGGTTTTTGGCTGTAGAAGCGGCAGAGGAAGCAAGCGGCGGTCTGTTTGACCTAGATGCTACCCTTCCCCTGATGGCGGTGCAGTTTGTGCTTCTCGCGGTAATACTCAATGCCTTGTTCTACAAGCCCTTGGGTAATGCCATTGACGAGCGCGACGGCTACATTCGCAGCAACAAGGTAGACGCCGCTGAGCGCCTTGCCAAGGCTGAGCAAATCGCAAAAGCCTACCAGCAAGAACTCGCGGAAACCCGTCGTCAGTCCCAAGCCGTGATTGCAGCGGCCCAGGAAGAAGCCCAGAAACTAGCGGCTCAAAGCATTGCCGAAGCTCAACAGGAGGCCCAAGCCCAGCGTGAGCAAGTTCAGCGTGAACTGGACGAGCAAAAGCGCCAAGCTATGGCCACCCTAGAGCAGCAGGTGGATGGCCTAAGCCGTCAAATCCTGGACAAATTGCTCAGTGCCGCATCCTAG
- a CDS encoding methylenetetrahydrofolate reductase, whose translation MTAAPLGYRLQSAAQAGEFLVTAEVMPPKGSDPSHMLQMAQLLKGRVHAVNVTDGSRAVMRMSSLAASVLLQREGVEAVYQVACRDRNRIALQGDLLGAQALGLRNVLALTGDPVKAGDHPDARPVFDLESVRLLRLIHQLNSGEDSHGKPLTDGALNLFAGAAVDPQSASWSGLQRRFEAKVKAGAAFFQSQLITDFERLRKFMDNIAAGSGRPVLAGIFLLKSAKNAQFINRNVPGAKIPETIIQRLAEAKDPLQEGIHIAAEQVQAARQICQGVHLMAVRREDLIPQILDRGGIAPLDPLEALRPGQDSVTSLGRKNGSKDRPVGV comes from the coding sequence TTGACTGCTGCACCCCTAGGTTATCGCCTCCAGTCTGCCGCTCAGGCTGGCGAATTTTTAGTCACCGCTGAGGTGATGCCACCGAAAGGATCTGACCCCAGCCATATGCTGCAAATGGCGCAGTTGCTGAAGGGGCGGGTACATGCGGTGAATGTGACCGATGGCAGTCGGGCGGTGATGCGAATGTCTTCCCTGGCAGCATCGGTGCTGCTTCAGCGGGAAGGCGTCGAGGCGGTGTACCAAGTTGCCTGTCGAGATCGTAACCGCATTGCCCTTCAGGGCGATTTGTTAGGGGCTCAAGCATTGGGGTTGCGAAACGTCCTGGCTTTGACTGGGGATCCCGTCAAAGCTGGGGATCATCCCGATGCGCGGCCTGTGTTTGATTTAGAGTCGGTGCGGCTGCTGCGGCTGATCCACCAGCTCAATAGCGGCGAAGATAGCCACGGTAAACCCCTCACCGATGGGGCACTCAACCTGTTTGCTGGGGCAGCGGTGGATCCACAATCTGCCAGTTGGTCGGGGCTGCAACGCCGCTTTGAGGCCAAGGTCAAGGCAGGGGCGGCGTTCTTCCAAAGCCAGCTCATCACCGACTTTGAGCGGCTACGCAAGTTCATGGATAACATCGCAGCCGGATCGGGGCGTCCGGTGCTGGCAGGGATTTTTCTGTTGAAGTCCGCCAAGAATGCTCAGTTCATCAATCGCAATGTGCCGGGGGCCAAAATCCCAGAAACCATTATTCAACGGCTCGCCGAGGCCAAGGATCCGCTGCAAGAGGGCATTCACATTGCAGCGGAGCAGGTGCAAGCCGCTCGCCAGATCTGCCAAGGAGTTCACCTGATGGCGGTGCGGCGGGAGGATCTGATTCCTCAAATCCTGGATCGCGGTGGGATCGCCCCCCTTGATCCCCTGGAGGCTTTGCGTCCAGGACAGGATTCCGTGACTAGCCTAGGCCGCAAGAATGGCAGCAAAGATCGGCCCGTTGGGGTTTAG
- a CDS encoding ATP synthase subunit I, which yields MASTSSEQTSDAVQVTDSPAEESILPPPVDTAMGEYYQLQQNLLICTVAFSAVVFFCVWLTYSLPIALNYLIGACGGVVYLRMLAKNVANLGRGQAKIGSGRLAIVIGLILVASQWQQLEIVPVFLGFLTYKAALIAYTLWTAVLPNQS from the coding sequence GTGGCCTCCACTTCCTCTGAGCAAACCAGTGATGCGGTTCAGGTAACAGACAGCCCAGCCGAGGAGTCAATACTTCCCCCTCCGGTCGATACCGCGATGGGAGAATATTATCAGCTCCAGCAAAATCTGCTGATTTGTACGGTTGCCTTTAGTGCCGTAGTCTTTTTCTGCGTCTGGCTCACCTACTCCTTGCCCATTGCTCTGAATTATTTAATTGGAGCGTGCGGTGGTGTGGTTTACTTGAGGATGTTGGCAAAAAACGTCGCCAACCTTGGGCGTGGGCAGGCAAAGATCGGTAGCGGTCGCCTTGCGATTGTCATCGGGTTAATCCTCGTGGCATCACAGTGGCAACAGCTTGAGATTGTTCCGGTTTTTCTAGGTTTTTTGACCTATAAAGCCGCCCTGATTGCCTACACACTTTGGACAGCGGTTTTACCGAATCAGTCTTAA
- the apcB gene encoding allophycocyanin subunit beta produces MQDAITAVINSSDVQGKYLDSSALDKLKAYFQTGELRVRAASTISANAAEIVKEAVAKSLLYSDITRPGGNMYTTRRYAACIRDLDYYLRYATYAMLAGDPSILDERVLNGLKETYNSLGVPIGATVNAIQAMKEVTASLVGADAGKEMGVYFDYISSGLS; encoded by the coding sequence ATGCAAGACGCAATTACCGCTGTTATCAATTCCTCCGACGTTCAGGGCAAGTACCTGGACAGCTCCGCCCTGGATAAGCTGAAGGCTTACTTCCAAACCGGAGAACTGCGGGTTCGTGCCGCCTCCACCATCAGCGCCAACGCCGCTGAAATCGTGAAGGAAGCTGTGGCCAAGTCCCTGCTGTACTCCGACATCACCCGTCCCGGTGGCAACATGTACACCACCCGTCGCTATGCGGCTTGCATCCGCGACCTCGACTACTACCTCCGTTATGCCACCTACGCCATGCTGGCTGGGGATCCCTCCATCCTGGATGAGCGCGTGCTGAACGGCCTGAAGGAAACCTACAACTCCCTGGGCGTGCCCATCGGTGCTACCGTGAACGCCATCCAAGCCATGAAAGAAGTGACCGCCAGCCTGGTGGGCGCTGACGCTGGGAAGGAAATGGGCGTGTACTTCGACTACATCAGCTCTGGCTTGAGCTAA
- the atpE gene encoding ATP synthase F0 subunit C → MDPIIAGASVIAAALAVGLAAIGPGIGQGNAAGQAVEGIARQPEAEGKIRGTLLLSLAFMEALTIYGLVVALVLLFANPFS, encoded by the coding sequence ATGGATCCTATTATCGCAGGCGCTTCCGTAATCGCTGCTGCTCTAGCCGTTGGTTTGGCAGCGATTGGCCCTGGTATTGGTCAAGGTAATGCTGCTGGTCAAGCTGTGGAAGGTATCGCCCGTCAGCCCGAAGCTGAAGGCAAAATTCGTGGCACCCTTCTGCTCAGCTTGGCGTTCATGGAAGCACTGACCATTTACGGCCTGGTGGTGGCGCTCGTTCTTCTCTTCGCTAACCCCTTCAGCTAA
- the atpB gene encoding F0F1 ATP synthase subunit A, with protein MVMFYPSTLAELEVGQHLYWQIGNLKLHGQVFLTSWFVIGLLVLVSVLATRNVQRVPSGLQNLMEYALEFIRDLAKNQIGEKEYRPWVPFVGTLFLFIFVSNWSGALVPWKLIHLPSGELAAPTNDINTTVALALLTSLAYFYAGFSNRGLGYFAKYIEPTPILLPINILEDFTKPLSLSFRLFGNILADELVVAVLVLLVPLFVPLPVMILGLFTSAIQALIFATLAAAYIGEAIEGHGGEEHE; from the coding sequence ATGGTTATGTTTTATCCCTCAACTCTGGCAGAGTTAGAAGTTGGTCAACATCTTTACTGGCAAATTGGCAATCTCAAGCTCCATGGGCAGGTTTTCCTGACTTCTTGGTTTGTGATTGGTTTGTTGGTACTGGTGTCAGTGTTAGCCACTCGCAACGTTCAGCGGGTGCCTTCCGGGCTACAAAACCTGATGGAATACGCCCTAGAATTCATCCGAGATTTGGCCAAAAACCAAATTGGAGAAAAGGAGTATCGTCCTTGGGTTCCCTTCGTGGGCACGCTTTTCCTGTTCATTTTTGTCTCGAACTGGTCAGGGGCTCTGGTGCCCTGGAAGCTGATCCATTTGCCCTCTGGTGAATTGGCGGCTCCCACCAACGATATCAACACCACCGTTGCCCTAGCCCTACTCACTTCCCTGGCCTATTTCTACGCCGGGTTTAGCAATCGCGGTCTGGGATACTTTGCCAAGTACATTGAGCCGACCCCGATCCTTTTGCCCATCAACATTTTAGAAGATTTCACCAAGCCCCTTTCCCTAAGTTTCCGTCTGTTTGGGAACATCCTCGCTGACGAGCTTGTGGTGGCGGTTCTGGTTCTCCTGGTACCTCTCTTCGTACCGTTACCAGTGATGATCCTTGGGTTGTTCACCAGCGCGATTCAAGCGCTGATCTTTGCAACCCTAGCCGCTGCTTATATCGGAGAGGCCATTGAGGGGCATGGTGGCGAAGAGCATGAGTGA